Genomic segment of Mastomys coucha isolate ucsf_1 unplaced genomic scaffold, UCSF_Mcou_1 pScaffold23, whole genome shotgun sequence:
TAAAAACCTGGTGGCTCACCTGCAATTCCAGTCTGGGTGCCCAGTACAAATTCGCGAGCTGGCCAAGCCTACCGGAAGCTGTTGTTTTGAATAGGAGATTCAGACTCAGTAAATAAAGTGGGAAGATGCTAAAGGAtgatccaaactctggtctctCCAcggacacactcacacacacaggtgcaccccacacacatgcaaagacaCTCAACACATACCCACACTTACAGacagtggaaagaagaaagactgcTATTGGTACTTCAGTACTTTCATCTTTTGCCTGTCGCTAGTTTGAACTAGGCCCAAGCGTTTTTTTTATCCTTGTCTCAGTAGAGCGTCActtcaacagaaagcaaactgtcCAGAGGTAGGCGAACGGACAAAGCGTCTTTCTTCCCAACACTGTTTCAAATTGATTAGTCCTATTCGAATGACTGTGGGATTTTATTCCATACTCAAGTACACGCTTTATATCAAGATATGAAAACTAAATGTGAAAAGATGGAAGTATAGAATTTCACACAAATAGACTGTTCATAATTTACgtaagttttgttttaataaaacctAGCCTTTGAGTCAAAGCCTTGTTCCacctgtgttcctgtgtgtggtatgtgtttgtccCAGAGGTAGACACCGGTGTCTTTCTTACTTCACCACTTTGTTGTTTGTTACTAGTCTTATTATTGACACAGTGTCTCTCGCTGAACTTGTAGATTATTGTTCTGGCCACACTGACTGGCCAGTGACTGCCTGGGATCTGCCCATCTCAGcactccatcccccaccccacccccgcgcTTGCGCAGGAGGGACTACTTGACTTCATGCCTTGCTTTTCACTCATGCTgcggatctgaacttgggtccttgtaCCTGAGCGGCATTTTCAGCTGAGACTTCTCCCCAGCTCCCTAATTGGACTTTTaaaggtctctctctccccctctccctccctgtctcccgtctctctctctctctctctctccagtctcttgtCCCCATCACTCAGTAGCTGCATGGAGACTATTGAGAACCTAGGTGTTCAGTTTACTACTCCTGTGTCAAACCCTACCAGACTGACTGCGGAAAGTCCGTGCAGAACTTGCTAAGGAGATCCCAGGTTCAAGGCTTCCGAATGGTTCTGAGTCCTCAACACTTCAGACTccgatttttgtttttgttttgttttttaaatgtatttagttAAAAGTCACATCAGAAAATTAACTGTATGCTGAGCATTGTGGCTTATTTCTGAGATTCAAGCACCtgagaggccaaggcagaaggattgctgtgaGCTTGGGGCTAGCCTAGATCACCCAGTGACTTCCAGACCAACTTTAACTACATTGTAAAATCGCAAACCTAGCCTAATCAGctccatgggggtggggtgggaatcaaagaaaagagaatgaatccttttttaaaaagtttgtttatttatgcatatatgaacGTTCTATTTGCACATATGCCTGCCTgatagaagagagcatcagatgccACTATAGATTatgttgtgaaccactgtgtacTTGCTGGGACTTCTGGAGCAACCCTTGGTgctgccacctctccagcctgaggaGACTGCCCATCTGAAGATGGAAAGCTCAGAGGCTTTTAGGGCACAGACAGTGCTGGCAGACGACCACGGTTTCCACCAAATTCCCGAATACCTTCATTGCTCTTCTCCACAAAGGCCACATTGCTTAAACAGCGGCTTTATACTTTCCCTTGCTGCAGTCCTGGTAGCTACCTCTGGACTCTACTGATTTTATTGACGTTTCACATAAAGGGAATTATGCAATGTGTGACTTTTGGGGGGGATGttgtaatattttttgtttttctttctttttttttttaaagatttatttattacatgtaagtacactgtagctgtcttcagacacttgagaaaaaggagtcagatctccttacagatggttgtcagccaccatgtggttgctgggatttgaactcaggaccttccgaagagcagtcggtgctcttaaccgctgagccatctcaccagcccctattttttgtttttccactcagagttttttttttccccccaaggcTCATATATTGCATTTTACAATAAGTACCATAGCAACAGGAACAAGATTAGAAAGGCCAAACAACACAGTGGACTCTGTGACATGCAATTACAGCTGGCCTCACAGCAGCCCCCAAAGATCTCATAGCAGCCCACGCAGCAGCGCCCGAGGATCTCACAGCAGCTCCCCAAGATCCCACAGCAGCCCTGGAAGCTCTTACAGCAGCACTCGCAGCAGGCCCCGCAGCAGGCCCCACAGCAACCTTCGCAGCAGGAAGACTGGCTTTGTGGGCGGATATGACTGCCTCTCTCTACTTGGCAAGAGGTGCTTGCTGGTGGTCTCCATGAGGAGGAAATGGGCACAACAAATGAGGAGGAAGTGGGTGGGACATAAGGGGAAGTAGGTGGGACATAAGAGGAAGTAGGTGGGACATAAGAGGAGGTGGGCAGGGCATAGGAGGTGGGTGGAGCATAGGAGGAAATGGGTGGGACATATAAAGAGGATGAGCGCAATGCCTTCGGGGTCTTAGATCTGGTGGCCTTTTTTGCTATACCTGCTGCTCTGCTGTTGTCGACAAAGACGACTGGAGCGgggggagcaggagcaggagcggGAGCAGGAGCGGGAGCGGGAGCGGGAGCAGGAGAAGGCATTTGAATGACAGGAAGGGGAGCGGGAGAAGAAGAAGGCATTTGAATGACACATCTGGGGACAGGTGAGCTTACTACCGACAGCTGTTGGATCGTCAGTCTTGGAGTAGTTGATGGTTTTGAGGTGCAGCTGACCTTGGGGTCATCCTTGGTAGGGTTGCTGGCTTGGGGGTTCACTTTTGATGTTTGGGGCTTCTCTTTCGAGGTGGCCCGTGAGGAGGAAATGTTGCTACCGGTGGCAGTGACTTTAGGCTCCCTGGCTGACTTGGAGGAGGTAGGAGATAATGGGGGTGCTGGTGGTTTTGAGGCTTGACCTAAGTCATTCTGAGCACAAAAGCCCAGCAGACAGGCCTCACAGTTGCCGCTGTCATGTGGTCCTTCGAGACTGGTGTCCCCAACCAAAGGAATCTCACTCATCTGCTTAAACCCTTCTTTATAGCACTTTTTCAGAATTCGGAAGAGCAGGTTGTTCAAGATCCTTGAGATGTTGTCCCAAGTGAACTCTGGAGTTGCAAATGGAGGCTCGGGGCACTTATTACACCTCTGAGCAAACACCCTCATCTTCACCCGCCCCCTGGCCTTCTTCTCACACCACCGCATGTGGAAGACTATCAGGACTCGGCCAGAGGCCCAACTTCGAGAGCAGGAAGAGCAGTGGAACCTGTGGAGGAGAGGGCCAGAGTTTTAGCTGAGCTGTGGGCAGATGCAAGAGGGAGGAGTTTCCCGCTAGCTGTGACAGAAGCTGTTTCTCCACTGTATCACCAACAGGCCCTGGGACCATCACCAGGTACCTACTGTGCAAACAGCACACAAACCATCGGACTTAGAAGGAATCCAGGACATTTTCTAAGTCCAGTGTGTACATTTCAGAGGCAAAGCACACACTGGGAACACATCATGCCCAGGACTTGGGGCTTAAGAGTTAGgactggccaggcggtggtggagcacacctttaatcccagcacttgggaggcagaggcaggcggatctctgagttcgaggccagcctggtctacagagtgagttccaggacagccagggctacaaagagaaaccctgtctcgaaaaaacaaaacaaaacaaaaaaaaagagttaggacTGGGGTTCAGGTCACTGGGCCCCAAGGCACTGTTTCTTCAGATGTTGAGGTAAATGTATTCAAGGCTATACCTGCAACAGCCCCGAGGACCCTGTGCTAAAATCAACAAATGGACATAGATGGGTGCTGGGTAAGTCACCAAACAGACCAGGAGAGAGCTGCCATCTCCTGTCTACAGagacagcttgcttgcttttgtttgtcttgATGGAGGAGAAGGTGTGGGGTGTAAGGGATGGGGCTTCCATGATCTGTAGGATCCCCAGAGATCATGGCTtccagctttctcttcttttgtgggtccccctctccctctccctctctcaacacATTCTTTTTCTTACATGCACCAGAgaattttacattatttctgaGTGCTTCTTTTCAGCAAGGTGCAGAATGACAACCTGTCTCAGCAGAACAGTTTTTCTGATACCTGTTAGAAACAGtgaagaaagactggaagaagtcTGTGCTGTCTAGAACAGGAGTTGTGCAAAGCCAGAACACTGCAGTGTGGTGTAGACATTTATTGCTCATCAAATAATTCTTGAACTCTCTCTGGATTCAGTGACGCTGGGGCCATGGGACCTGCTGGCCAATGAGACTTGAGCAGCAGTGAGATCTTCCCAGGACTAggagatttctctttctctgcttagGTGACCTCGGGAGCCATTGTTCAGCTaaatcctgggattttttttttttcttagtagtgGATCCTAACTTCGCTTGAGACAGGGGCATCTGCAGTCTGAGGTGAGAAGTTGGAGAAGGATGGGTAGAATGAGTTAGCTCCCAGGCTAGTTCTAGGCACAGAACCTAGGACCTTGCTCATGCTAAGTAAAGGTACCACTGAGGTACAGTCCCAGGGCCCTCTTTACTGTGTTTTGATGCTAGGCTGCTATCTTAGGGCAAATATGGGAATAAACTGAGAGGAGATGCCAAGAAGCTGTCTCTGAGCCCCACGAAAGGCACTGACTGGGAGTTGCTCTCACTCAGTTTTGCACACAGGCCTGAGCAGTCCCCAGCAGCCACCCTCAGATAGGGCCTGGCCTCAGCACTCCAGCTTCACTGTGTGCCAGGCCCGAGTCCCAGGTTCTCAAATAAGCCAATTAAGGCTTTGTTCTGGAGCCCCCCAAGACATATCGTGACTGGGAAAGGTCCAGTCCCTTCATAGACAGCAGCAGATCCGTGACAGCAGGCGTGACAGATCCGGAGACTACCCTTTATGCCCTCCTACCTCTACCCCTGGGCCTTGGGGCATCCTCTTTCCCTCCTGGAAAAGAAAGTGTAAAATGTTGGGTGGCCTCCGAAAGTCCCCTTGAATAAATGagcctccctcccccattcttccctcccttttccacAATGTCTTACATCCTAGCCTGGATTCTTAGAATCTGTGCCCTGCCACCGTTTTAAGTTCACACAGTAATGGGGGAGGGGAATTCCCAGTCCCTAAGGAAGCCGGAATTCTTTCCTGTGTTCTTCAGCGTGCAAGCCTGGACAGCCAAGAAGAGGAATCAGTTAGAAATAAGCAAGAATCTTCTGGCACACATACCATTGTACCTCCCTTACCTGGCAAAGGTCTTTTGCTGGTATTGTGTCCATCCTGGCTTCAGAACATCGGGAAGAAGGTCCTTGTCTGGTGTGAGGGTCCATTTGTGCCAAGGTTTCACCTCTTGAATCAGTTCCTGGAACATCTGTTGCCATTGTTCTATGTCTCCTGTGTCTTCTTCCATCATGGCTGCAGTGCTGGACCTAGGCTGAGGTAGGGTCTTCTGGGCCCAGAAAGACCTGTGGCAAGAGGTGAATTGTCTACTCGGACAGCAAGGCTTGAGGCTGGCAGTCCCTTTGAACACCTGAGTTGGGATGGTAGTTCATAGCCTTCTGTCCCAGGGACAAAGGTCAGTTGAGACTGTTCCCATGGTCAGAGGACAGCAGTGGACAACCACAAGAAACCCCAAAACTCCAAGCTTTGTGTTTTTTAAGGTCTCAGTACACTAGTGAGGGAGAAAGTGCTGGAGTCCAAATCAGGGGTGAACTGCCTCTGGCCGAGTCTCTGAAATGGTTGGAGGCTCCACTTGCCTTTTCTGGGTCTAACGTCTGAAAGTCCTTACATTTTGTGCTGCTGAGCTCCTACTTGAGGCAAAAGAGTCTTCTTGGGATTCCCACAGTCTGGGATGTCCTCAGTCACACCTAGTATCTCAGGAGGATGCTGATCTGTAGACATCCAGCtgttcctcccacccacccaccatagCCAGAGCTTGGAGGTCTCTGGCCCACCCAGATTCTTCACTTACCGGAAATCAAAGTTGGTGTAGCCAGTGCTTGCCTGGGAGATTAGGTGATGTGTCCCTAGATGAGTGGAAGGCTGCTGGCCCAAGACCAACTGGGACCCATTGCCTTCCTCCCCAAGAAGGCTGGTCCACCATCACCCCAAAtctagaaagggaaaggggagctAGGCAGAGAGGTTCAGAGTTGGAGCAGGCAGCACCCCATGGAAGGCAGACAAGATTCTGAGTGTCTACACCCCAAGACTCCATCCACAGAtagggtgggtcttcctgtcACCCAGTAGGCAGTTGACCTTTTGCCCTGGCTGTTTCCCAAGCTGGAAGCTCCTCAgcctggaagaaaagaaggaaacaagagGAGGGGCTTCCTGTGACGTTTGGAAACAGAGTTTCCCCAGGCTTCTTCCCACCGCCTCCGCCCCATGTCCCAACAGCTTTATGGtcagactcatttttttttcttcctgccctCATTTAGTTTCTCAATGTTATTTGCTCAGTTATAAATTAACTATATCATTTGGGGAGGTagttcagtttcttctttttgaCCCTCCTCCCTTTCAGCTTTTCGCTATGGGGTGTCCTTCTCATCACTGCTCCTAGTTGCTTATGCCAGCTTTCAATAAATAGGAGTTCTCTATTTGTGGTCAATGGTGCTATGCTCTTCACATGTTTGGGGTCTTTTCCTAGACGTCTCACTGTTGTAAGACAGTCCCTAGGGCTGGTGCCAACGTGTTCCCATGAGAAAGAAGGCCACTGCTTTTCTAATCTAGAAAGTACAAGTGTTAGCGGAGCTTTGTCCCAGTTCTAGTGTCAGCTGTGGACTCACTGTTGATAAGTCAACAACTGAATATTGTTGGTATTCTGtttaaactccacccccacagatacctggcagcagctaggtatgctcctcccaactgttacctggcaacagccaggtaggcctggccctataaaaggggctgcttgccccctcctctctctcactcctgcttctctactttaccttgcctcttgcccctatGTTACcctcctccattcccttcccttcccctctctctccatgtggtcatagccagcccctacttctctactctctccttctctctgcctttctctccctctgctaccctcttaactcccctcctcataccctaaataaactctattcttttttctttctttctttctttctttctttctttctttctttctttctttctttctttctttttttgagacagggtttctctatgaagccctggctgtcctggagctcactctgtagaccaggctgacctcgaactcagaaatctgcctgcctctgcgtcccaggtgctgggactaaaggcgtgcgccaccattgcctagcctaaatgaactctattctatactatattgGTGTGTGTCtgggtccctcagggggaagggatgcttcggcatgggcctgccaaggcacacctcaccagaacagattcttatagctctttctctttttatgaccaCAAATATGAACTAGGTCAGCTTTATACAAAGGTTTAACCTCTCCTGGGAAAACAGGTAGATGTCACAAGGATGACACTGCGCTCATATTGATCAGGTAACTGAAGCATAAGCAAAGGCTTGCTAGACCCTCGTGGTAGTCCCCTTAGGAGCAACAACTCTGTGTTCAAGATAACATTTAGGGCCTCCATGCGTAGGGAGACTCAACTATACCTTCCTTTGCCCACCTCGTGGCTTGCTGCTTCTCCTGCATTATACAGGAGAGCTAGTTTGGTGGCAGAACTaaatctctgcctctctccaatTTTTGTTTAGAATGTTACTAAAGCCTTAACTCAGCCAGCAATCCTACACCCCAAGGGTCCCCAGTGTCCCCCAAGGCCAATGTCCAAAGTCCTCTCTTATCAGCTCAGGCTTCTGAGCCCATGGTTAGGACTTGTGGACCTTTCCCAAGTGGGTTGAATTGTGATATCCCAAATGAGGTGTCagcttgtgaatgtgtgtggaaaACTTGAGTGTTTTCAGATGTAATTAAAGACCTGAGAGGAGACCTTCTTTGAAAGATTTAGAGTTCTGTGGCTACCTGGACACAGCATAGCAACAAGACCCATGAAAGGCCAAACTACATGTCACTCACAGCCTGACCAGGACAAGGATGCCAGGCTAGCCCACATAGGGTGCCCAGGGACAAGGAACAGCAAAGTATAGCTATAGAGCACAGATTGCAGGAGTGTCTCTAGGCTTGTATTAGAAAAGCCTAGAACATGAGCTAGTGTCTAGTCACCCTAGGTAAGGCAACAACCACAGACCAAAGTAACCCTTTGCCCAGAGTCTATCCTGAGTTGGTGGGGGTTACTTACGGTGACATGGTTGAGGaattgctaacaggagcctgggCAACTCCATAATGGCTAAGTTACAACTTCCCCATAGCTATAGAGATGGCGTCTCCTCTTTGACTAACTCCCATCTCCTATATACTATGATATCCCCGAGACTGTGTATAGTCTGGGAAGAACTAGGTAcaccagggagggagggagggaacatagGAAGGAGTAGTTGGACTCTCACTGCAGGGGCTGAGAACCCTTTCCTAGTATGGGCGTCAGTCACAGTTGCTCCaagttttttttaaggtttatttatttacttattatatgtaagtacactgtagctatcttcagacacactagaagagggcatcagatctcgttatggatggttgcgagccaccatgtggttgtcaggatccaaactcaggacctttcaaaaagcagtcagtattcttaaccactgagccatctctccagtctctccaaCAGTTGCTCCAATTAATAGTAATGGATGTTACCCTTGGAAATTGGAGTTTCTTTAACACTAGGCTTTTTAGCACTAGACTTACCATAGATAtgctcatttaaaatttttcgAGGGTTCTGGAGCATTGGGGCTGTGTTTCATTTGCTCTTCGTTGTCTTGTGTTGGGGGCTCGAGGCCGTTAGGAGCAGATATACAGTGGTTCACAGTGTGATGGATAAGGAGTGGTTAGCTTATAGACATGACTGGGTGTTGAAGAAGGGAAGCTGGCTAGGTCCTCAGCTAGGAACTCAAAGCTGGGAAGAGACACACTAAGCAACACTTTGTTATGTGATTCTTCTTGACCTATTTTAGGTCAAAGTTCAGCAGCAGGCATCTttacactgggaggcagagggaggtgtgACACAGACGCACAAGAGAAGGCCAttcagagacagaagcagtgGCTAGAGATAGATTGTCACAAGCAAAGGAACTCCTGGAACATGAAGGACAAGAGAAGTTTCTTCCTAGGGCCTCCGAATGGACAGAAGGACTGCAGACTGATTACTTTTGGACACCTGGCTTGCAGAACCGTGAGAATACATTTTTGTTGTCTTAAATCATCCAGTTTGTGGTCTAGTTCTAACGGGGGCAGTGGAACGTGCTCTTATATCCTATTCTTTAAGAGCACATTTATATTTCGTACTGTAAAGGAATGTGCCCATATACACTGCTGATGGCTCAGCACGGACATTTGCCAATGATTTGTTTGTTCTAAGTTAACCTTTGACTTAGCAACTCAAGAGGAATGCAAAGGTCAGTGGCCTTGGGAAAACATAAACCCCActgcacagagagagaggcagtaaTATAAGGGAGACATATAGAGAGAGGCAGTAATAAGGGAGACGTGGAGACCACAAGTAGATAAGGAGATCAGCGTCTCAGAGCCCGTTAGCCCCGTGACCAGACGATAAAGACTATACTGTAGAACTGATTTTGCTATTTCCTGCAAAGTCTGTTAGCTGGAGACGTGGGGATGGCAGGTCCAGAGGATgctgatccattcctatctcaaTTGCCGGTTCAATGAATGAGTCAGAGCTTGAAGATTCTCTCTGCTCACTGTGTTGATTGGCAGCACGGACTTTGTATTCTGGTTGTATGTGTATGGCAGCCCCAGGAAAACACTGCAGGAATCCCCCTGCGCCTCCCCAGGCATTCTGAGCCCTGTAGTCTTCTGTGTGCTTCAGCAAGGCTGGAGCGGGCTGCGGGTGGCCTGCTTCTTCCTCGTGTGCTCACCGTTTGTAGACTGGATGgttttattaaaacttttttaaaagatttattttattttatggttgtacagctgactgtgagccatcatgtgtgtggctgctgggaattgaactcagcacctctgctggccccgctcgctccggcgtaattgactgtagctgtcttcagacgcaccagaagagggtgtcagatctcattacaggtggttgtgagccaccatgtggttgctgggatccgaactcaggaccttcagaagagcagtcagttctcttaccagctgagccatctcgccagcccggttttattaatttttaaattcatacttttcctcaaatatataatatattcattccctctctctctctctctctctctctctcactctctctttctcccctcctcctccttcccctccccccttcctcctccttcttctactctctctctctcaaaggaaaaagagaaaaggaaagaaaaagaaaaaatgttgttGATATGCTTACTGACAGTCACTTACCATCGGCCTCAGATAAAATTTGCAGCCCAGGTCAGGGCATGTGTAACCAACAATCCAGAACCAGTGTGAAACTGCAGACTGCAGACCCTGGACATTCTTCCCTCTGCCGACAAGGTGGAACAGCGTCTGCTAACTGAAGGCTGAACCTGAGCAGGTTCCATAGGAGCGGCTCAGAGGCAGGATGCCCTGGAGCTACTGCAGTCCCCAAATGGAAAACCCCTAGGAAGTGAACAGTGACCTTCAGTGCTGTGAGTGTCAGTCCTGTCAGAGACCCTTTGAAATGTTTCCGGGTTGTTTTTCACAATACCGCTGTAAATGGTCAGCAATgtgtaaaaacataatttaaaaattcttggtCTTATACAACTT
This window contains:
- the Rtp3 gene encoding receptor-transporting protein 3 yields the protein MMEEDTGDIEQWQQMFQELIQEVKPWHKWTLTPDKDLLPDVLKPGWTQYQQKTFARFHCSSCSRSWASGRVLIVFHMRWCEKKARGRVKMRVFAQRCNKCPEPPFATPEFTWDNISRILNNLLFRILKKCYKEGFKQMSEIPLVGDTSLEGPHDSGNCEACLLGFCAQNDLGQASKPPAPPLSPTSSKSAREPKVTATGSNISSSRATSKEKPQTSKVNPQASNPTKDDPKVSCTSKPSTTPRLTIQQLSVVSSPVPRCVIQMPSSSPAPLPVIQMPSPAPAPAPAPAPAPAPAPPAPVVFVDNSRAAGIAKKATRSKTPKALRSSSLYVPPISSYAPPTSYALPTSSYVPPTSSYVPPTSPYVPPTSSSFVVPISSSWRPPASTSCQVERGSHIRPQSQSSCCEGCCGACCGACCECCCKSFQGCCGILGSCCEILGRCCVGCYEIFGGCCEASCNCMSQSPLCCLAFLILFLLLWYLL